CTCTAACTCCTGGTATTTTTCTTACCCAGAAGCCGACTCTTTGTGTTTGGACAGCCCTGTCTTTACTGAAGGGAGACTGGGAGGCGTTGCAGCTGCAACTGTGGACGGATGCAGACAACCGGCACAAAACCGAGTGGATCCTCAAAGGGTTTAAAGCACTGAATGTGACACAAGACAAGGTGAACAGCCTGGAGACCATTCtctggaggcccattcagccccctcgagtctgttacacaggaacaggaggaggcccattcagcccccccctcgagtctgttacaaaggaacaggaggttcccattcagcccccctcaagtctgttacacaggaacaggaggatcccattcagccccacctcgagtctgttacacaggaacaggaggttcccattcagcccccctcaagtctgttacacaggaacaggaggatcccattcagcccccctcgagtctgttacacaggaacaggaggatcccattcagcccccctcgagtctcttacacaggaacaggaggaggcccattcagccccccctcgattctgttacacaggaagaggaggatcccattcagccccccctcaagtctgttacacaggaacaggagaaggcccatTCAGTGTAATACAGGTTTCTAATCTCCTGTGTATTTATGTCCTTGTCTCAGGTTCGGTTGGGAGGCCGCCTGGAggatgaggagtgtgggaggcctccCTGTGGCCAGGCCTCGGTGGCGACACTCGTCAATATCACCAAACGGGCCCTGAACATCCTCGACCACTCGGACTGTGCCCCATGCCAAGGGGCAGAGCCGGCCATTGACCCCCGAACTCTGACCTCGGGGGCCCCCCTCACCGTGGCCTCCACCCTTGACCGCCTGGCGAGTCCCGTAGTGACACCTGAGACGGTAAGTcaggggagggatggagggagtagAATGGGCGAGGAGCTGGGAGGAGGGATGAGCGAGGCAGCGGTGGTGGCACGGCCTCTGAGGTAGCTCTTGGACTGCTCCCAAACCTCGAGGTACTGACAGGGAGCCTCGCGGTTGTGGGCCCCGGGGAGAGCTGGCGATCTGCATCAAACTGAAGGAGCCCCCTTCTCCATCTTCCGCCTTAGAGTCGCAGCCAAGGGGACCCTCACCCCCTCAGGAGGTCGAGGCTGACCCTCCTCTGGAGGGTTGGTGACACTCGTCACAAGGTGGAGGCAATGGGGACACAGCCAGTGGGTGAGGGAATGGGTCGGCTCTCCCTCTCACAAACTCCCTCTCTTTCTGAcacaccccctccctcacactctcttcctctctctcccccacactctcttcctccctctctctcccccacactctcttcctccctctccccacacttcctccctctctctctctcccacactctctcactggcccttcctctctctcccccacactctcttcctccctctctcacacactcttcctctccctcacacactcttcctctccctcacacactcttcctctccctcacacactcttcctctccctcacacactcttcctctccctcacacactcttcctctccctcacacactcttcctctccctcacacactcttccTCCCTGGccctccctctcacactctccctccccctccttggcctccctctccctccccctctttctccctctcacactctccctctctctattccagaCCCTCCACTCGACACAGAGACTGCCGGCGATGTTGGATTGTGACCAGGACAGGGTGAAGACGCTGTTCAGGAGCCTCGAGTCTGCCAACCTCCTGCTGTCACCGGGTGCCCTTGCCGCGCTGTGCCAGATGGGCAGTGGGGCCGGGGATGAAAGCCTGGCCACGGACGAGACCGCCCTCAGCGCCCTCCTGGCGGGCAACGCGACCCTGGGGCTGGGTGACGACTCGCTGGAGCTGAGGCTGGGGGCACCGGGCTGCCCGCCCTCGGGACACCAGCGGGCGCGCGCCCACCAGCGGACTGCCCGGCTGACCCGGGGGCTGTCGCTGATCCACCGGGGCCTGGCCCGGGCCCACCGCGGCCTGCCGGCCTCTCAGCAGATCCGCCGGGGCCTGTACTGGCTGCGTCGCGCACTGCCTCTGAGCTGTCCCCACACCCTGTATCTGAGGCGAGGACACGGTGGGGGCGGGGCAACAGGCACgggcacccccgcccctcccccaacccccatccGCCCTGGAAAAGCAATGTTGGCTATTTGACTGGGTGGGGCAGCGCGGGTCAGGCCTGCACGAAGCCTCCTCCGGTCGAATTCCTCACCCCACCTCCTTAGCCCTTCCCCTCGTCATCTTGAGCGCTCTCCCTCCTGCAGGGCAAGAATccgccccttccctccctctccaccccatCGCTCCCCGTTAacttctccctccctctgccacgatgcTCTGCCTTCCTGGTTTCCTGTTTCCACCacatctctcccgctctctctccttgGTGTTGCAAACAGTTAATATTCCCTGTTCCTATTGGCCTAGTTCCCCGGTCTCTGGAATGTTCGCCCACAGTCCAGGCACATTCCCCAGAGTCTGGGACGAGGCCAGAAATCCTTCGGCACTGCCTTCTGGGCATTCCAGCATCGATGACGTGAGAGGGAAGAATTGTTGGGAGGCGAAgaaccctcagagagagagaggaagagacagagacagagaggaagggaaagagagggagagagagacagagagggagagagagagcgagagaaacggggagagagcgagagaaacggggagagagcgagagaaacggggagagagcgagagaaacggggagagagcgagagaaacggggagagagcgagagaaacggggagagagcgagagaaacggggagagagcgagagaaacggggagagagcgagagaaacggggagagagcgagagaaacggggagagagcgagagaaacggggagagagcgagagaaacggggagagagcgagagaaacggggagagagcgagagaaacggggagagagcgagagaaacggggagagagcgagagaaacggggagagagcgagagaaacggggagagagcgagagaaacggggagagagcgagagaaacggggagagagcgagagaaacggggagagagcgagagaaacggggagagagcgagagaaacggggagagagcgagagaaacggggagagagcgagagaaacggggagagagcgagagaaacggggagagagcgagagaaacggggagagagcgagagaaacggggagagagcgagagaaacggggagagagcgagagaaacggggagagagcgagagaaacggggagagagcgagagaaacggggagagagcgagagaaacggggagagagcgagagaaacggggagagagcgagagaaacggggagagagcgagagaaacggggagagagcgagagaaacggggagagagcgagagaaacggggagagagcgagagaaacggggagagagcgagagaaacggggagagagcgagagaaacggggagagagcgagagaaacggggagagagcgagagaaacggggagagagcgagagaaacggggagagagcgagagaaacggggagagagcgagagaaacggggagagagcgagagaaacggggagagagcgagagaaacggggagagagcgagagaaacggggagagagcgagagaaacggggagagagcgagagaaacggggagagagcgagagaaacggggagagagcgagagaaacggggagagagcgagagaaacggggagagagcgagagaaacggggagagagcgagagaaacggggagagagcgagagaaacggggagagagcgagagaaacggggagagagcgagagaaacggggagagagcgagagaaacggggagagagcgagagaaacggggagagagcgagagaaacggggagagagcgagagaaacggggagagagcgagagaaacggggagagagcgagagaaacggggagagagcgagagaaacggggagagagcgagagaaacggggagagagcgagagaaacggggagagagcgagagaaacggggagagagcgagagaaacggggagagagcgagagaaacggggagagagcgagagaaacggggagagagcgagagaaacggggagagagcgagagaaacggggagagagcgagagaaacggggagagagcgagagaaacggggagagagcgagagaaacggggagagagcgagagaaacggggagagagcgagagaaacggggagagagcgagagaaacggggagagagcgagagaaacggggagagagcgagagaaacggggagagagcgagagaaacggggagagagcgagagaaacggggagagagcgagagaaacggggagagagcgagagaaacggggagagagcgagagaaacggggagagagcgagagaaacggggagagagcgagagaaacggggagagagcgagagaaacggggagagagcgagagaaacggggagagagcgagagaaacggggagagagcgagagaaacggggagagagcgagagaaacggggagagagcgagagaaacggggagagagcgagagaaacggggagagagcgagagaaacggggagagagcgagagaaacggggagagagcgagagaaacggggagagagcgagagaaacggggagagagcgagagaaacggggagagagcgagagaaacggggagagagcgagagaaacggggagagagcgagagaaacggggagagagcgagagaaacggggagagagcgagagaaacggggagagagcgagagaaacggggagagagcgagagaaacggggagagagagagggagagagagagagggagacagagagagagggagagacagggagacagagagaggaagagacagagagggagagagagggagagacggagagagtgagagagcgggagagagagcgagagaaacagagagagagagagaaacagggagagagagagagaaacagggagagagagagaggaagagacagagagggagagagggagaaacaagtggacagagagcgagagagagagggagggacaccgagagagagagagagagagagagagagacggacagagagagagaatgacagagggagagggaccgagagagactcagatacagagagagacagactgagatagagagagacagagacagacagacagagggggggagagagagagacagacagtgggagagggacagagagagagagacggatacagagagagacagacagtcagagagagaggcagacagacatagagagacactcagacagagggggagagagtgacagacagacatactaggagacagagagagacagattgagggagagagcCAGAACTGAGATggagagatgcagatagagacagacagagaagaaagagacagactgagacagagagagacagacggagacaaAGATAGAGactgaagggagggagaaagacagaCTGAGAGAAACGGAAAtggagagaatgagggagagagagacagagggagggggagagagtgtgagcgagtgaatgAGACAGGAAggcagacacagagtgagagagaaagtgaaaagcagagagagagagacaggttgagcGAGTGAGAAAAGGAAGGCCAGACAGTGAGATTGGGTGTGATCAGGCTAACCCAGAACAGGCCGTGGATTGAGCCTGGGGCTCTCCTGCGCTATGTatgaccctccctgtcactcacgcTGCTGTGATGCACGCCACAGTTTAATAGCTGACCCCACCCCAGACCCACCCACTGCCCTCTCACTTCGGAGGTGAGATCTCATGTTCCTGCTGATCCTATATTGCAGTCTCCGGTACTTCTCCACTGTGTTCCCGGAGATGATGAGGACTGTAAATAGAAAAATTCTATTTTGTCATATTAATATTTAATATTTGTGCATGCTTTCTCTTTTCCAAGTAGAATAAAACAATctgatatatctgtgtgtgtgtgtcactggcactGCTGCGGACTGTACATTACTGTTAGCAGATTAAATTAACCTGAAACTGCTCCTTCCTTCAATTCAGCTATTGGTGACACTGGCTCGGTGATCAAAGGGCTAATGGGTCTCCGAGACTGAGAGAGGCAGAGTGTTAAAACCAGGCACATAGACTGAGAGAaacagacagggggagagagagagacagggggagagagagaagggcagagaatgagatagagagtcagagcgagagagggagacaggcagacagaacgagtgtgagagatagagagagagagaatgagagagtcagagcgagagagacaggcagacagaacgagggagagagagagaaagacagagaaggggagagaatgagagagagagtcagagcgagagagagagacaggcagacagaacgagggagagagagagagagagacaggcagacagaatgagtgtgagagatagacagagaagggcagagaatgagagagagagagtcagagcgagagagataggcagacagaacgagggagagagatagagagacagagaagggtagagaatgagagggagagacaggcagacagaacgagggagagagacagagaagggcagagaatgagcgagagagagagacaggcagacagaacaagggagagagagagagagacagagaagggcagagaatgagagagagagtcagtgcgagagagagagacaggcagacagaacgagtgcgagagagagagacaggcagacagaacgAGTGTGAGAGATAGACAGAagggcagagaatgagagagagagagagtcagagcgagagagataggcagacagaacgagggagagagatagagagacagagaagggcagagacagagaagggcagagaatgagagggagagacaggcagacagaatgagggagagagatcgagagagagacagagaagggcagagaatgagagagagagtcagagcgagagagagagacaggcagacagaacaagggagagagatagagagagagagaatgagagagtcagagcgagagagacaggcagacagaacgagggagagagagagaaagacagagaaggggagagaatgagagagagagtcagagcgagagagagagacaggcagacagaacgagggagagagagagagagacaggcagacagaatgagtgtgagagatagacagagaagggcagagaatgagagagagagtcagagcgagagagataggcagacagaacgagggagagagaaagagagacagagaagggcagagaatgagagggagagacaggcagacagaacgagggagagagacagagaagggcagAGAATGAGCgagagagtcagagcgagagagagagacaggcagacagaacaagggagagagagagagaga
This is a stretch of genomic DNA from Heterodontus francisci isolate sHetFra1 unplaced genomic scaffold, sHetFra1.hap1 HAP1_SCAFFOLD_1434, whole genome shotgun sequence. It encodes these proteins:
- the LOC137364386 gene encoding uncharacterized protein, whose product is MAVRTVPSVLILTMSLFNVSLSLNCYVVVGHITSLLDARFVHLFPKDYTVQLRVGSHDLKKPTLCVWTALSLLKGDWEALQLQLWTDADNRHKTEWILKGFKALNVTQDKVRLGGRLEDEECGRPPCGQASVATLVNITKRALNILDHSDCAPCQGAEPAIDPRTLTSGAPLTVASTLDRLASPVVTPETTLHSTQRLPAMLDCDQDRVKTLFRSLESANLLLSPGALAALCQMGSGAGDESLATDETALSALLAGNATLGLGDDSLELRLGAPGCPPSGHQRARAHQRTARLTRGLSLIHRGLARAHRGLPASQQIRRGLYWLRRALPLSCPHTLYLRRGHGGGGATGTGTPAPPPTPIRPGKAMLAI